Within the Corallococcus exiguus genome, the region GCAGCGCCTCACGGAGGCGGAGCAGCACGCGCGCGTGTTGTGGGCGGGTGCCCGGCAGCTGCGCGAGTGGGAGACGGAGTTCACCGTCCTGGAGATCCTCAGCCACGTGACGCGCTCCCGCAACGACCTGGGCAGCGCGCGCGCGTACCTGGAGGAGTGGGCCGCGCGAGGCACCACCCGCAGCTGCTCCTGGCCCCACGTGCAGCTGGCGCACCTCTACTACCTGGACCTGCGGCCGGACGCCGCGCGGCGCGAGCTGGAAGTGGCGGAGGCCTGCGCGGACAACCCGATGGAATTGGTGTTCGGCGCGACGGTCGCGGAGCTGTCCCGCTTCGGCTCCGGCCCCCGGGACGCGGAGTGGCTGAAGACGGTCACCACGCGGGTCCTGGAGGGCTCCTCCGTCCTGGAGAGCGACCGCATCTACACGCACTATCTGGAAGGCCGCTTCCTCCTGGACCAGGACCGGGCCCGGGGCGAGGCGCTCCTGAAGCAGGCCATCGCGGACGCGGAGGCCCTGCCCCGTGGCGACGTGCTGGGGCGTGAGGCCTGGGCGCTCAGCTATTCGTCGCTCGCGGCGGACGCGGGTCGCGCCGGTGAGTTCCCCAAGGTGGTGGCGCTGATGGCCGCGCAGCTGGGCACGCCCGTGCCCGCGCGGTGCGCGCTGGCGGCCAGCATCCACGCCGAGCGCACCACCCTGGTGGCGCTGGGGCCCAAGGGCGAGGTGAAGGGCTCCTACGACGGTTCGCGCCGGGAGTCCCTGGCCCGGGTGGATTCGTCCCGGCTGGTCCCGGACGCCCTGCGCCAGACGCTCGTCGGCTGCGAACACGTGGACGTGTTCGCGTGGACGCCCCTCTTCGGCCGCACGGACCTGCTGCCGCCGGAGATGGCCTGGAGCTTCCGCCTGGGCCGCACGCAGGGGCCGCGTCCCACGCAGGCGCCCACCGCCACGCGCCGCCTGGTCGTGGCTGGCGTGGAGGCGCCGTCGCTCCTGCAGTTGCCCCGGCTCCCCTCGTGGACGCCGGAAGCGGAGCCCGGCGACGCGCCGCCGGACGTGCTGTCCGGCGCGGACGCCACGCCCTCTCGCGTGCTGGCGCGGATGGCGGATGCCACGGAGATTGAAATCCACGCGCACGGCATCACCGACCCCAGCATCTCCGGCGCGTCGCTGGTGGTGCTGTCACCGGAGGTGAATGGCCGCTACGCGCTCACCGCGGACGTCGTGCGCGAGCAGCGGCTCACCGGCGCGCCCACCGTGTTCCTGGCCGCGTGCAGCGCGGGCCGCACCGCGTCCCTCCAGAGCACGGAGCCCTTCAGCCTGCCCGCGGCCTTCATCGACTCCGGGGCCCGCGCGGTGCTGGCCTCCACGGTGGACATCCCGGACGCCGCGGGCCGTTTCTTCGACGGAGTGCGCCGGAGCATCCATGCTGGCAAGCCCGCGGCCGTCGCGCTGCGCGACGAGCGCCAGGCGTGGCTCGCGCGCGATGCCCGAGCCGTCTGGACGCGCTCCGTCCTCTTGGTGGAGCGGGCGGACTGAGCAGGTCAGAAGGGAGCGTCCAGGTGCGTGTTGCCTCCCGGAACCAGGAAGTGATGGAAGGTGACGCTGGCGCTCACGTCCAGCGCCTTCACCCAGTGCCACCAGCCCACCGGCAGGAACACCATGTCCCCGGGCTCCAGCACCACCTCCAGTACCGTGGCCTCGGCGAACAGCGGGTGCGCGGCCAGGTCCGGCTCCGCCGCGTCCACGTGACTGAAGGTGCCCCGGTGCGGGTACACGCGGTGGCGCTCGAAGGACGGCACCAGCCGCACGTGCTTGCGGCCCATCACCTGGCCCAACAGGATGTTCATGTTGTCGTGGTGCAGCGGGGTGACGGTGCCCGCGGGCCCCAGGAGCAGCGTCAATTGCTCCGGCCGCAGCGACGGGTCGATGAGCCCCGCGGGGGCCCGCAGGTCGTCGCGCAGCGGCGCCAGCCCCTCGCGTCCCCAGTTGTCGTTGCGCGGCACCATGTAGATGTCGTTCGTCTCTCCGGCTGTCTCCAACTGGGAGAGGAAGTCGGAGAAGGGCATCCGCGCCCGGTGCCGGTCCTGCTCGGCCGCGTGCTCCGGGTTGGCGTCGCGTCCCACCATCACCTCCACCTCCACCGTTCCGAAACGCTCGCGGAAGTACGGCAGCGACCAGCGCTTCATCGCGGGCCAGTCCGCCATCAGGCCGCGCAGCACCACCGGCCGGTGGCCCAGGAAGTAGCGGCGGAAGAACTCCTCCGGGGATATCCCCTCGCGCACCTCCAGCTGCCGGCCCCCGTCCCGGGCGCGCAGCTCGCTGTAGACATCCATCAGCGACTCCAGCCAGCCGAAGTGCCGGGCCACCTGGAGCGCCGCCTTGAAGTAGGGGTGCTGCCCCACCGCGGTGATTTCCTCCCGCGCCAGCGCCGGGTCCACGCCTGCCTGCACCAGCGTCTGCTGTACGTCCTCCGCCGACACTCCCAATGCCAGGTTCTCCGCCAGCCACTGCCGCCACGCGGGGTGCAGCGGAGACTTGTCCTCGTTCATTCGGAACTCCTTGAAATCCTTGAAGGAGTGGCCCTGGGGGCCCCTCCTGCCGGTGAGGCGAGGCGTGCTATGGACCACGCCCAACAGTCTTTTTCTACCCATCCCCGGCTTTCGCCGGACTTCCTCAGCACCAGGAGAAGCGACCCATGATCCCCGGAGACGTGTCCTCCGCCGTCAATGCCTTCGAGCCGGACCGCAGCGCCCCGCACGTGAAGAATTCGTACGTCAATTGCTCGGAGCGCGGCCCCAAGCGGCGCCGCCCTCTGCCTCCGCCGTCGGTGCCCCCCCTGCTGGCGGGGCCGGAAGGGGCTCGCTGAAGCTCCTGCCGAGCAGGCTTGTCTGCCCTTCCGGGCATTTTTCTCTCAAGAAACGAACCGCTCGGCGTCTTTAGTCAGGAAAGCCCACCAGTCACTTCGGGGCCTTGTGTCATGGCCAATCTCTTCAACCGGGAAAAGCGCCACTTCGAGGCGTTCATCCAGCGACACCGGCCCAGCCTGCTGGCGGTGGCGCGGCGGTTGTGCGCTCGCGGCGCCCTGGACCCGGAAGACCTGGTCCAGGAAGCCTTCGAGCGGGCGTTGCCGGAGTTTGGCCACCTGAAGGACCGGACGGAAGCGGCGTGCGCGGCGTGGCTGTGCACGACCATGACCAACCGGTTCCTGGACCACTGCCGCCGGCATCGCACGGAGAGCCGGGGGCTGCCGCACCTGGCGCTGGTGCAGGACCTGCCGGTGACGGGGGATGGCGACCGGGAGAACTGGGAGCTGGTGGGCAACGACGCGTTCCAGGCTGCCATCGAGCAGCTCAAGCCGCACCTTCGGGACGCATACAGGCTTCACGCGGAAGGCCGCCGCTACCAGGCCATCGCTGAACATTTCAACGTCCCTGTGGGAACCGTGGGCAGCTGGCTGACGCTGGCGCGCCGGGACCTGAGGGAGCTGCTGCTTCCGAGCGTCGCTGTAGCTCGGGAGCGGGGGGTCCAGTCATGAACGCGCATTGCACCCGGTTGCATCTCTTCATGGACGGCGAGCTGTCCGAGTCCGACGCCGAAGGCTTCCGGAGTCACCTGCCGCGCTGTGCCTCCTGTGAGTGCGGCCTCAGGGACCTGCTCCAGTTGGAGCTGCTGGCGGCGCGGGCCCTGGGCACGGGCGCGGCGGAGGCGCCGGCCGCGAAGCAGGAGGACAACGGCAACGTGGTGTCGCTGGGCGCGTGGGTGCGCCGCAACGCGCGCGTGGTGGCGCCGCTGGCCATGGCCGCCAGTCTCTGCGCCGTCTTCGTGCCGCGCATGATGCCCGCCTCTGAAGTGCCGGCGGTCGTCTTCCTGGAGAACCAGACCACCCGCGAGCTGGAGGCCCGCCTGTCTGATCCGCGCGCGGACCAGTGGCGCCGCTACAGCCCCATGCGCGGTGGCGCGGACGGCGTGGAGGCCGGGAAGGGCACCCTGCCGCTGCGTCCGCTGGCGGAGATGGAGGAGCGCAAGGACTTCCGCGGCATCGTCGCGGCCTACGTGCTGCACGGCCAGTGGCAGCAGGCGCAGGCGGTGCTGGCGCGCGAGCCCGCGTCGCTGGCGCGCGACAGTGACCTGGCGGTGGTGGCGCTTCAGGACAACCGCTTCCAGGACGCGCTGGCGCTGTTGGACCCCGTGGTGCGCGCGGATCCGCGCAACCCGCAGGCGCTGTGGAACCGCGGCCTCGCGCTGCGTGCCCTGCACCAGGAAGCCCGCGCCGCGCGCGACTTCGACCAGGTGGCCGCGCTGGGCGAGCCGGGCTGGAGCGACGAAGCGCGCAAGCTGGCGGAAGAGCTGCGCGCCGCCGCTCGCTGAAACACGCTGGATTCCCCCCCGCGCGTCACGAGCGTCCACCACCGGGCGCTTTCGCGCGGGGTTTCGTCTCACCGCTCGGGATGACGTGACAGGCTGCTGGGGTTGTCGGAGCACTCCAGGAGCCGCCCATGCCCGAGTCTTCATCCGCCGACTACGCGTCCACCCGCCGTGACTTCCGGTGGGAGCGGCCGGCGCACTTCAACTTCGCCACGGACGTCATCGACCGGCACGCGGCCGAGCGGCCCCAGGCCCCCGCGCTCCAGTGGTCCGACGAGTCCGGACGCTCCCAGCGCTTCACCTTCCAGGAGCTGAAGGAGCGCTCGCTGCACGCGGCGCGCTTCCTCACCGGGCTGGGCCTGAAGCGCGGCGACCGGGTCTTCATCTTGATGCCGCGCGTGCCGGAGTGGTGGTTCCTGGTGCTGGGCTGCATCCGCGCGGGCATCGTCTTCATGCCCGGCACGCCCATGCTCACCGCCAAGGACATCCGCTACCGGCTGGAGGTCTCCGGCGCGAAGGCCGTCCTCACCGACGGCAGCTGCCTGGACCGCTTCGAGGGCGTGCAGGGCCAGGCCCCCGGCGTGACGACGTGGGTGTCCACCGGCGACGCGCCCGCGCCATGGACGCGCTACACGTCCGAGGCATTGGCGGAATCCCAGGCGACGGCGTTCCCGCCCACGCGCTCGGATGATCCGCTGCTCATCTACTTCACGTCCGGCACCACCGGCATGCCGAAAATGGTGCTGCACACGCAGTCCAGCTACGGCCAGGGGCACCTCATCACCGGCCGCTACTGGTTGGACTTGCAGCCGGAGGACCGGCACCTCACGCTCAGCGACACCGGCTGGGCGAAGTGCGCGTGGGGCAAGCTCTTCGGTCCGTGGAGCGTGGGCGCGTGCAACGTCGTCTTCGACTTCCGCGGCCGGTTCGACCCCGTGGGCTTCCTGAAGGTGCTGGAGCGGGAGAAGGTCACCACCTTCTGCGCGCCGCCCACCGCGTGGCGCGCGCTGGTGCTCCAGGACTTGAAGGCCGTGGACCTGTCCGCGCTGCGCCACTCACTGAGCGCGGGCGAGCCGCTCAACCCAGAGGTCATCCAGACGTGGAAGGAGGCCACCGGGCTGCACATCCGCGAGGGCTACGGCCAGACGGAGACGGTGGTCATCGTCGGCATCTTCCCCGGCATGGAGCCACGCGTGGGCTCCATGGGCAAGCCGTCCCCGGGCTTCACCGTGGCCGTCATCGACGAGCACGGCAATGAAGTCGCGGACGGGCAGGAGGGCGACATCGCCGTGCGCGTGAAGCCGGAGCGGCCGGTGGGCCTGTTCGCGGGCTACCTCAACGACGACGCGGCCAACGCGGCCAGCAGCCGGGGGGACTGGTACGTCACCGGCGACCGCGCGGTGCGCGACGCGGACGGCTACCTGTGGTTCGTGGGGCGCTCCGACGACGTCATCAAGACGTCCGGCTACCGCGTGGGCCCCTTCGAGGTGGAGTCCGCGCTGATTGAGCACCCGGCGGTGGCGGAGTCCGCCGTCATCGGCGTGCCGGACGACAAGCTGGGCCATCGCATCAAGGCGTACGTGCTGCTCACGCCAGGGCACACGCCATCGCCGGAGCTCGCGCAAGAGCTGCAGGACTTCGTGAAGAAGACCACGGCGCCCTACAAGTACCCGCGCGAGATTGAGTTCGTCACGGAGCTGCCCAAGACGGTGAGCGGGAAGATCCGCCGCGCCGAGCTGCGCGCCACCCAGAAGAAGTAGGCGGCGCGCAGGGCA harbors:
- a CDS encoding zf-HC2 domain-containing protein, with protein sequence MNAHCTRLHLFMDGELSESDAEGFRSHLPRCASCECGLRDLLQLELLAARALGTGAAEAPAAKQEDNGNVVSLGAWVRRNARVVAPLAMAASLCAVFVPRMMPASEVPAVVFLENQTTRELEARLSDPRADQWRRYSPMRGGADGVEAGKGTLPLRPLAEMEERKDFRGIVAAYVLHGQWQQAQAVLAREPASLARDSDLAVVALQDNRFQDALALLDPVVRADPRNPQALWNRGLALRALHQEARAARDFDQVAALGEPGWSDEARKLAEELRAAAR
- a CDS encoding RNA polymerase sigma factor; translation: MANLFNREKRHFEAFIQRHRPSLLAVARRLCARGALDPEDLVQEAFERALPEFGHLKDRTEAACAAWLCTTMTNRFLDHCRRHRTESRGLPHLALVQDLPVTGDGDRENWELVGNDAFQAAIEQLKPHLRDAYRLHAEGRRYQAIAEHFNVPVGTVGSWLTLARRDLRELLLPSVAVARERGVQS
- a CDS encoding CHAT domain-containing protein; amino-acid sequence: MVKPAKTSLWALALAIPFLAAGVAALKPRAQPQSLPDTFWTDRRAAARIEARLTHPEADRYRSRAPAGGCPVPAEPMPLGPLARMESREDWGGIAAAYALEGEWNQAASFLERLPASPERDSDLAAVALARGDHERALRLLDAALTAKPGLTQALWNRALVFREMGLTLRASELFEEVAKRNEQGWGREAHAQALSLREATLERQRQWKAARDAALALVEDPKAPLPMDAARQLPGAVRGVFYEAVRAATSKERALALLPLAKELDRVQGGSVLTDYVQRVAKRDFSRRADLARQYAETLRAGQAVPEALLNRARLSGDEDIYLGALLRSRNGDLTGLQDMVARVGRMGDPWFTYIAERDQARQEIAEGAWWKAEQRFFNALQRCRETTLSVRCLDLERRLTIFYTDQQRLTEAEQHARVLWAGARQLREWETEFTVLEILSHVTRSRNDLGSARAYLEEWAARGTTRSCSWPHVQLAHLYYLDLRPDAARRELEVAEACADNPMELVFGATVAELSRFGSGPRDAEWLKTVTTRVLEGSSVLESDRIYTHYLEGRFLLDQDRARGEALLKQAIADAEALPRGDVLGREAWALSYSSLAADAGRAGEFPKVVALMAAQLGTPVPARCALAASIHAERTTLVALGPKGEVKGSYDGSRRESLARVDSSRLVPDALRQTLVGCEHVDVFAWTPLFGRTDLLPPEMAWSFRLGRTQGPRPTQAPTATRRLVVAGVEAPSLLQLPRLPSWTPEAEPGDAPPDVLSGADATPSRVLARMADATEIEIHAHGITDPSISGASLVVLSPEVNGRYALTADVVREQRLTGAPTVFLAACSAGRTASLQSTEPFSLPAAFIDSGARAVLASTVDIPDAAGRFFDGVRRSIHAGKPAAVALRDERQAWLARDARAVWTRSVLLVERAD
- a CDS encoding acyl-CoA synthetase, which codes for MPESSSADYASTRRDFRWERPAHFNFATDVIDRHAAERPQAPALQWSDESGRSQRFTFQELKERSLHAARFLTGLGLKRGDRVFILMPRVPEWWFLVLGCIRAGIVFMPGTPMLTAKDIRYRLEVSGAKAVLTDGSCLDRFEGVQGQAPGVTTWVSTGDAPAPWTRYTSEALAESQATAFPPTRSDDPLLIYFTSGTTGMPKMVLHTQSSYGQGHLITGRYWLDLQPEDRHLTLSDTGWAKCAWGKLFGPWSVGACNVVFDFRGRFDPVGFLKVLEREKVTTFCAPPTAWRALVLQDLKAVDLSALRHSLSAGEPLNPEVIQTWKEATGLHIREGYGQTETVVIVGIFPGMEPRVGSMGKPSPGFTVAVIDEHGNEVADGQEGDIAVRVKPERPVGLFAGYLNDDAANAASSRGDWYVTGDRAVRDADGYLWFVGRSDDVIKTSGYRVGPFEVESALIEHPAVAESAVIGVPDDKLGHRIKAYVLLTPGHTPSPELAQELQDFVKKTTAPYKYPREIEFVTELPKTVSGKIRRAELRATQKK
- a CDS encoding cupin-like domain-containing protein, with the translated sequence MNEDKSPLHPAWRQWLAENLALGVSAEDVQQTLVQAGVDPALAREEITAVGQHPYFKAALQVARHFGWLESLMDVYSELRARDGGRQLEVREGISPEEFFRRYFLGHRPVVLRGLMADWPAMKRWSLPYFRERFGTVEVEVMVGRDANPEHAAEQDRHRARMPFSDFLSQLETAGETNDIYMVPRNDNWGREGLAPLRDDLRAPAGLIDPSLRPEQLTLLLGPAGTVTPLHHDNMNILLGQVMGRKHVRLVPSFERHRVYPHRGTFSHVDAAEPDLAAHPLFAEATVLEVVLEPGDMVFLPVGWWHWVKALDVSASVTFHHFLVPGGNTHLDAPF